The Aerococcus christensenii genome segment TATAAATTCCATTTTTTACATCCTGTAATAAAGGTTTTCCTTGGCTTTGATTCATCGACCGAAAATCCGCTAAATCATCTAGTAATTGGAAAGCTAAACCAATTTGATTACCTACATAAAAAGCTTGTTTCAATTCATGCAGATTGGATACTGAGAAATCTAATCCCGATGCACATGCTAACCCAAAGATAAGTGCTGTCTTTCCTTGTATTCGTTTCAAATATTGTCTAAAAGAGCCATGCAAGTTATAACGATCTAATTCTTGGCGAATTTCTCCACGTAAAATACCTTCTATTCCGTATTTCGTAGTCAAAGAGAAATCCGCTTTTACATAATTCTTCAAAAAAAGTCTACCTGCATAGGCCAAAAGATAGTCTCCAGCATAAATCGCTATTCGATTACTTTTCTCAACTTGTAAAGTCGTAATACCTCTTCTTTCGGGAGATAAATCAATCACATCATCGTGAACTAATGTGGCTAAATGTAATATTTCAAGAGCTGCTGCTTTTTCAAAAACAGAAGATCTATCTTCGTTTTGATGGGCTGAAAAAATTAAACACAATCCACTCCGCAAGTATTTTCCACCGGCATCAATATATTGATCAATCTTTGCTTGAATATCCGGGACACTTACTTTTAATTGGGTATGCATTAAAGATCTCACTGCAAAAAGATCTGCATTGATCTTAGGATATTCTTCCCATATAGGATGAAGAAACGCTTCTCTTTTTACTTTTTGCTCCTGACATTCACTCAATGCTCTGCCACTCACTTTCTTTATTCTTGCAGATCATTATATCGACATTTAATCTTACCATAAATCCAATGATCCAAATGTTTTCCTATCCATGGCTGTAGCCAATGATCCACTCCAAATGCGCGACCAGAACCACCCATTAAAGCCAAAGCTACAACAATAAACCACATATTTACCCAATAAAACATACCTGATAAACAAAACATTCCAACAAGTACAATCGTTAAAGCACTTGTTAACCATACGAAAGCTCCGATAATTAAAGCCGCTCCAATAGCAATTTCTACTAAAGTCATGAATTTTTGCATGAATAAGGCCACATCTTGATTTGGCATCATGAATTTCATGATAGAACCAAACCATCTTGGCATTTCTTCTATGACTAATTTTGGTTGTTGTCCATAACTATAGTTAAGACTAAATATCCCTGGATCTGGTGCCGCTTGTGATGCACTACTTGTTGCCGCTTCACTTGCTCCACTGACTGCTTCCTTTAGCCACGGAAACGGAAAGACAATATCACTTCCAAACCAAGAATGCACCCCATGCCAACCAAACAATTTGGTCAAACCTTCATAGAGCCACATCGCCCCATAAAATAAGCGCATAGGTACAGACCATAAAACATTACCTTTATGAGAAATATGCCCTCTAAATAAGTTCCTTTGGTGTCGCATATCAAAGAATTCATGACGAACGTAAGCGCCTATGTTATAGAAGCTTCTAATAGAGAAGAAATATAATATATTACTCATGTGTTTCATAAAAGTAGCCATAAATCCACTGACATGATACTTATCATAAACATATGCCACACTATAGCGAGAACCGATAGAAACCATAAATCCATCATATTTTCCAGTGTATTCTTCCATTTCTCCACCAGATAACAATTGGCTAATATTATATCCCACTAACTCACCAGTTTGTTCAGCGGCTTGTACAATCTGTGGGACATACGCCCCGTCTTGAGAAGCATCTTGATAAGAAACAAGATCTCCTGCAATAAAAATATCATCATGTTCCTTAGCCTGTAGATATTGATTAGTTTCTACTCTATTACCTCTAGCTGTTTTTAAGCCCCATTTTTTGGCTAACAAGTTACCTTGCACACCTGCTGTCCAAATCGTGGTATAAGAAGGAAGTTCTCGTCCTGAATTTAAAACAGCTTTGGTTGAAGTAACTTCTGCAATACCATCACTGGTAATAATCTCAATTCCTAACTTGTCCTCCATGAAGCGCCAAGCTTTAGTTTGTTCCTTTGGTGTCACCATTTTTAATATTTGATCCATAGCTTCCACCAAATATAAAGAAAATTCTTTAGGATCTAATTTATAGCGTTTAGCCAATATTGGCATCCATTCTGCTAATTCTCCCACAAGCTCTACCCCTGTAAAGCCTGCTCCTGAAACAACAAAACTTAACATTGCCCGACGTTTAGCTTCATCCGCTTCTCCAGAAGCTTTGCGAACAGTTTTTTCAATATGCTCTTTTAATTTCTCTGCAGCATCTATGCTCCATAAGCTAAAGGCATTCTCACCAACACCTTTAATTCCAAAATCATTAGACTGTCCACCTAATGCCAAAACTAAATAATCATAAGAATAATTTTTGTCTTGACCAATTACTTGTTTTTTATCGTAATCAATATCAGTTACTTCGTCTGTAACTAAATGCACATTTTTAAGCTTACTGAAAATTCGACGCAAATCGTATTTTACAGCCTCTGGTTCGACACGATCTGCAGCTACTTCATGTAATTCTGTCATATAAGTCATATAAGACCGTTTGTCAATCAAAGTAATTTTTACTGATAAATCTTTTTTATACTTTTTAGCTAAAGTTCTTGCCGCAGATACTCCTGCAAAGCCTGCACCAACAATGATTATCCTTTTCTCCAAGTAAACCACTCCTAAAACAAATATTGTAGATACTTTGCCCGTTATTAAGTATACTCAACAATTGTGATCGATTTCAATAAGCTTGTTAAAAAAATATTAATTTTTTTGTCCTTTATCTGTCCCATCGTTACCTTTCTTTTTATTTCGTAATATTATATTATTAAACCGTTGAAAGGAGCATTGATCACCTTGAAAATAAAATCTCTTTCTTATATCTCTATGTTAGCTGCACAAGGGATAGTTATTGGTTTAATTGAAAACACTTTTCCTTCTCCTTTTGTATTTGCGCCTGGAGCAAAGCTAGGATTAGCTAATTTAATTACTGTGATTTCTTTATTTACTCTTCCATTTCCGCAAGTGGCACTATTAACTTTTGTTCGCGTCAGTCTAACCGCTCTCTTTTCAGGATCTGCATCTTCTTTTTTCTTTAGTCTAAGTGGAGCTTTATTAAGTTTACTGGTAATGTCCCTCATTAAAAAATTAGGTCCAAATCGTGTCAGCATTATTGGAATTTCGATTATGGGAGGAATTTTTCACAATATTGGGCAATTGATTGTTGCGCGTTTTATGACATCAACGACTCTAATCTTTAATTACCTTCCTATAATGTCGCTATCCGGTATCTTAGCAGGGCTTGTTGTTGGTATTGTGGGGAACTTACTGCTCTATAAACTCAAAAAAAGCTGTAAACTCCCTCATTCACTAACCACTCCTTTAAAGAATAATCCTTGGCTATAAATGCGTTTACATCTTTTTTTTTGAATGCTATAATAGACATGTGGTACTTTGCACAAATTCTTTTTATTTTAGGAGGCTTTTAAAAATGAAACGAGAGCATTTTAAATGGATACTTCTTCTTTTCACGTTTTTAATCGTATTAGCAGGTTGTGGATCTAGCTCTAAAGGCAATGATTCTGCGAAAAAATCCGATGCAAAAGTTGAAAAGAAGGACGATGCTAAATCTGGAGCAAGTAAAAAACAATATACCGACATTAAAGAACTAAAAGATAACTACGATATTGTTATTATTGGTGCCGGCGGAGCAGGTATGAGCGCTGCTATCGAAGCAAAAGATGCTGGCTTAAATCCTGTTATTTTAGAAAAAATGCCAGTTGCTGGTGGGAATACTATTAAATCTTCTAGTGGTATGAACGCTTCAGGAACAGAAGTTCAAAAAGCAAACGGCATTGAAGATTCAAATGACAAATTCTTCGAAGAATCCTTAAAAGGTGGCCATGGTGCCAATGATAAAGAACTCTTAAGATACTTCGTAGATCATTCTGCTGAAGCTATTGATTGGTTAAAGAAAAATGGCATTGTATTAGATAATCTTTCAATCACTGGCGGATCCAGCGTAAAACGTACTCACCGTCCACATGACGGTTCAGCTGTTGGTGGTTACTTAGTAGACGGATTACTTCGCAACGTTAAAGAACGTAAAATTCCTCTCTTTGTAGATGCTAACGTTACTGAAATTAGTGAAAAAGACGGCAAGCCAAATGGCGTTACAGTCAAAACAAAAGCAGGCGACAAAAAAATTACTGCTAAGAGTGTTATTGTAACAACCGGTGGTTTCGGTGCCAACAAAGATATGATCAAAGAACATCGTCCAGACCTTGAAGGTTACGTTTCTACTAACTCTAAAGGATCCACAGGTGACGGTATTAAAATGATCGAAAAACTCGGTGGCCAAGCTATTGATATGGATCAAATCCAAGTTCACCCTACTGTTCACCAAGAAGATGGTGCTCTTATTGGTGAAGCTTTACGTGGTGAAGGCGGTATTTTAGTAAATACAAAAGGTGACCGTTTTGTTAACGAATTAGATACACGTGATAAAGTATCCGCAGCTATTAACGATCAAGATGGCAAATTTGCTTACCTTATCATTAATAAAGATATCCGTGAACATGTAAAAGCTGTTGATTTCTATGAAAAGAAAGGCTATGTCAAGAAAGCAGACTCACTTGAAGATCTAGCAAAAGAACTCAAACTCCCTGCTGACGAGCTCAAGAAAACTGTTGAAAAATGGAACAAGGACGTTGAAGAAAAGAAAGACTCAGATTTCGGTAGAAAAACTGGTATGGAACGCTCATTAAAATCTGGTCCATACTTCGTCATTAAGATTGGACCTGGTATCCACTACTCCATGGGTGGCGTAAAGATTAACTCAAACACTGAAGTCCTTCATAAAGATACAAATAAACCTATTCCAGGACTATATGCAGCGGGCGAACTTATCGGAGGACTTCATGGTAAAAACCGTTTAGGTGGTAACTCTGTTGCTGATATCATCATCTTCGGTCGTCAAGCTGGTAAACAAGCTACCGAATTTGTTAAGAATAAGAAATAGTTTATTTATAACATTTGTGCAAAGAATTCACTTTATATCATAGATAAAACTAGAAACGGGAAGAGTATCTTCGATTATTAGATGACTATCTATCTCCAAAGAAAATCTAATAAATCTTTTAAAAAAGCTTTTAAGTATTTTCTTTAATGATACTCTTTTCCCGTTTTTTATTTTTTAGTTAGGAGTAATGGAATGGAATTTTCTTTTTCACCATTAAATTTATATACAAACTTTAAAGAAGCCTGTCAAAATCATCCCTCAACTTCAATGGTTTTTGATGAATTACTTCCTGCGTTTCCAGAAATTGGATATGAAACCACTTACGAAGAAGTTCACCAAGCTATTCTTAAAAGAGCCTATCAATTAAATCACATGAGACTTAAGAAACATGATTTCCTAATTATTTTCAAATCTAGTCGTTTTGACACTTATCTTTTAGCAGTAGCTGCAAGTTATCTTGGAATTATCCCTGTTATGATTTCCTATCACTTTAAAGAAGATACTTTAGCTGTCTTCCAAGAACGTCTGGATGATCCTTACATTATCTATGATGATGTAACTTCTCCTGTAATAGATAAACTTCAATCGCACAAAGCATTCTCTGTAAGAGATCTTGTCCTCGAAGATGAAGAACCTATTTCACAACAATTCCTTAAAGAAGATGAAATTTCTTATATTACCCATACTTCCGGAAC includes the following:
- a CDS encoding Gx transporter family protein — encoded protein: MKIKSLSYISMLAAQGIVIGLIENTFPSPFVFAPGAKLGLANLITVISLFTLPFPQVALLTFVRVSLTALFSGSASSFFFSLSGALLSLLVMSLIKKLGPNRVSIIGISIMGGIFHNIGQLIVARFMTSTTLIFNYLPIMSLSGILAGLVVGIVGNLLLYKLKKSCKLPHSLTTPLKNNPWL
- a CDS encoding flavocytochrome c; protein product: MKREHFKWILLLFTFLIVLAGCGSSSKGNDSAKKSDAKVEKKDDAKSGASKKQYTDIKELKDNYDIVIIGAGGAGMSAAIEAKDAGLNPVILEKMPVAGGNTIKSSSGMNASGTEVQKANGIEDSNDKFFEESLKGGHGANDKELLRYFVDHSAEAIDWLKKNGIVLDNLSITGGSSVKRTHRPHDGSAVGGYLVDGLLRNVKERKIPLFVDANVTEISEKDGKPNGVTVKTKAGDKKITAKSVIVTTGGFGANKDMIKEHRPDLEGYVSTNSKGSTGDGIKMIEKLGGQAIDMDQIQVHPTVHQEDGALIGEALRGEGGILVNTKGDRFVNELDTRDKVSAAINDQDGKFAYLIINKDIREHVKAVDFYEKKGYVKKADSLEDLAKELKLPADELKKTVEKWNKDVEEKKDSDFGRKTGMERSLKSGPYFVIKIGPGIHYSMGGVKINSNTEVLHKDTNKPIPGLYAAGELIGGLHGKNRLGGNSVADIIIFGRQAGKQATEFVKNKK
- a CDS encoding NAD(P)/FAD-dependent oxidoreductase; translated protein: MEKRIIIVGAGFAGVSAARTLAKKYKKDLSVKITLIDKRSYMTYMTELHEVAADRVEPEAVKYDLRRIFSKLKNVHLVTDEVTDIDYDKKQVIGQDKNYSYDYLVLALGGQSNDFGIKGVGENAFSLWSIDAAEKLKEHIEKTVRKASGEADEAKRRAMLSFVVSGAGFTGVELVGELAEWMPILAKRYKLDPKEFSLYLVEAMDQILKMVTPKEQTKAWRFMEDKLGIEIITSDGIAEVTSTKAVLNSGRELPSYTTIWTAGVQGNLLAKKWGLKTARGNRVETNQYLQAKEHDDIFIAGDLVSYQDASQDGAYVPQIVQAAEQTGELVGYNISQLLSGGEMEEYTGKYDGFMVSIGSRYSVAYVYDKYHVSGFMATFMKHMSNILYFFSIRSFYNIGAYVRHEFFDMRHQRNLFRGHISHKGNVLWSVPMRLFYGAMWLYEGLTKLFGWHGVHSWFGSDIVFPFPWLKEAVSGASEAATSSASQAAPDPGIFSLNYSYGQQPKLVIEEMPRWFGSIMKFMMPNQDVALFMQKFMTLVEIAIGAALIIGAFVWLTSALTIVLVGMFCLSGMFYWVNMWFIVVALALMGGSGRAFGVDHWLQPWIGKHLDHWIYGKIKCRYNDLQE
- a CDS encoding polyprenyl synthetase family protein, whose product is MSGRALSECQEQKVKREAFLHPIWEEYPKINADLFAVRSLMHTQLKVSVPDIQAKIDQYIDAGGKYLRSGLCLIFSAHQNEDRSSVFEKAAALEILHLATLVHDDVIDLSPERRGITTLQVEKSNRIAIYAGDYLLAYAGRLFLKNYVKADFSLTTKYGIEGILRGEIRQELDRYNLHGSFRQYLKRIQGKTALIFGLACASGLDFSVSNLHELKQAFYVGNQIGLAFQLLDDLADFRSMNQSQGKPLLQDVKNGIYTAPILILRDRIGEERLATILPKSREQWTEDQQKELLTLMDEEKVLDRVERLIKSYVLKAKNRTKKAFGEDLVNQLAPLLDRIFSGQ